In Streptomyces canus, one DNA window encodes the following:
- a CDS encoding Asp23/Gls24 family envelope stress response protein produces the protein MTSVSSEAGAADELRTPLSATAVPPGDRGATRIADRVVAKVAGQAAREALGRLPAEAQPPYATVVVHREVARIRMHLELDYPCDIGARCREVRQHVVERVVALVGMEVSEVAVQVERLYPAQAHGVAQGRTR, from the coding sequence ATGACGTCCGTGAGCAGCGAGGCAGGCGCGGCGGACGAGCTCCGCACACCCCTGAGCGCGACCGCCGTTCCGCCCGGTGACCGAGGGGCGACGAGGATCGCCGACCGGGTGGTCGCGAAGGTCGCGGGTCAGGCGGCCCGCGAGGCGCTCGGACGGCTCCCCGCCGAGGCCCAGCCCCCGTACGCCACCGTCGTCGTCCACCGCGAGGTCGCCCGGATCCGCATGCACCTCGAACTCGACTACCCCTGCGACATCGGCGCGCGTTGCCGAGAGGTGCGTCAGCACGTGGTCGAGCGGGTAGTCGCGTTGGTGGGCATGGAGGTGTCGGAGGTCGCCGTCCAGGTGGAGCGGCTGTATCCGGCACAGGCGCACGGTGTGGCACAGGGGAGGACGCGATGA
- a CDS encoding nucleopolyhedrovirus P10 family protein, with translation MTAEQWARTVRHQLGLGRLLPLGGPRDGAWISEDAAQGVLRAAVRELPEVRLGTVRIGLADPEDAHEPAVPPPPSALPPGPLRITAEFEATPARPLPVTAERLRTALAGAATGLLGLELGEADLRVTALVDEDAEPSPVRRPEPPRAVAAGHGDEALAAGAALAVPGVDRLTGLLGRPVHIEDGETGDGSLPRRHVRVELSVDAGRRALDVAREVRAAVGEVLSDRPTVAVLVTAVMT, from the coding sequence ATGACGGCGGAGCAGTGGGCACGGACGGTGCGGCATCAGCTGGGGCTGGGGCGGCTGCTGCCCCTGGGCGGGCCGCGCGACGGGGCGTGGATCTCCGAGGATGCGGCTCAGGGGGTGCTGCGAGCCGCCGTGCGAGAACTACCGGAGGTACGGCTCGGTACCGTGCGCATCGGCCTCGCCGATCCGGAGGACGCGCACGAGCCCGCCGTGCCGCCGCCTCCGAGCGCGCTGCCGCCCGGCCCGCTGCGGATCACGGCGGAGTTCGAGGCCACCCCCGCACGGCCGCTGCCGGTGACGGCGGAGCGGCTGCGCACGGCACTCGCCGGAGCGGCGACGGGGCTGCTGGGGCTGGAACTCGGCGAGGCGGACCTGCGGGTGACGGCCCTCGTGGACGAGGACGCGGAACCGTCTCCCGTACGACGGCCCGAGCCGCCGCGTGCCGTGGCGGCGGGGCACGGCGACGAGGCTCTCGCGGCCGGCGCCGCTCTGGCGGTGCCCGGTGTGGACCGGCTGACCGGTCTGCTCGGGCGGCCGGTGCACATCGAGGACGGGGAGACCGGGGACGGCTCGCTTCCGCGCCGGCATGTCCGCGTCGAACTGTCGGTGGACGCCGGCCGCCGGGCCCTGGACGTGGCCCGGGAGGTCCGCGCCGCCGTGGGAGAGGTGCTGTCGGATCGTCCGACGGTGGCCGTGCTGGTGACGGCCGTGATGACCTAG
- a CDS encoding cobalamin biosynthesis protein, translating to MRADRVFAYGAAAGLIGDLLLGDPRRGHPVAAFGRAAGAVERVLWRDHRGWGALHTAVCVGGAVGLGAVAENVVRPSRTASVTLTAAATWAVVGGTSLVREARVIGRALEAGDVEAARERLPHLCGRDPQALDADGIARAVVESVAENTSDAVVGALVWGAVAGVPGLLGFRAVNTLDAMVGHRSVTYRRFGWASARLDDLAGWPGARLTAVLAALAGDSPRGAVRAWREDAPKHPSPNAGPVEASFAGALGVRLGGTLSYAGRVEHRPVLHRQGRAVATYDIERAVRLSRRVGLLALGVGVAARAFVKGRTA from the coding sequence GTGCGTGCCGATCGCGTCTTCGCGTACGGCGCCGCCGCCGGTCTGATCGGCGACCTTCTGCTCGGTGACCCCCGTCGGGGGCATCCGGTCGCCGCGTTCGGACGGGCCGCGGGCGCCGTGGAGCGGGTGTTGTGGCGGGACCACCGGGGGTGGGGTGCACTGCACACCGCCGTGTGTGTGGGCGGTGCCGTGGGCCTCGGTGCCGTCGCGGAGAACGTCGTACGTCCGTCCCGTACCGCTTCCGTCACCCTCACCGCCGCCGCCACCTGGGCCGTCGTGGGCGGGACTTCACTCGTGCGGGAGGCCCGGGTCATCGGGCGGGCGCTGGAGGCCGGAGACGTCGAGGCGGCCCGGGAGCGGCTGCCGCATCTGTGTGGGCGCGATCCTCAGGCGCTCGATGCCGACGGGATCGCGCGGGCCGTCGTGGAGTCCGTCGCCGAGAACACCTCCGATGCCGTCGTGGGGGCGCTTGTGTGGGGGGCCGTCGCCGGGGTGCCGGGGCTGCTCGGGTTCCGGGCCGTGAACACGCTCGACGCCATGGTGGGGCACAGGTCCGTCACCTACCGCCGCTTCGGGTGGGCTTCCGCCCGGCTCGACGACCTCGCCGGGTGGCCGGGAGCGCGGCTGACCGCCGTACTCGCCGCCCTGGCCGGTGACAGTCCGCGGGGTGCCGTGCGGGCCTGGCGGGAGGACGCGCCCAAGCACCCGAGCCCCAACGCCGGGCCCGTGGAAGCCTCGTTCGCGGGGGCGCTGGGTGTCCGGCTCGGGGGGACGCTCTCGTACGCGGGGCGGGTCGAGCATCGGCCAGTGCTGCATCGGCAAGGGCGCGCCGTCGCCACGTACGACATCGAGCGCGCCGTACGGCTGTCACGGCGCGTCGGGCTGCTCGCGCTGGGCGTCGGTGTCGCCGCGCGGGCCTTCGTGAAGGGGCGTACGGCATGA
- a CDS encoding enoyl-CoA hydratase/isomerase family protein: MATSSQDGQELVPLLDKDGVRLTVEDTLATVTLTNPAKRNAQSPALWRALAEAGRLVPGSVRVVVLRGEGKSFSAGLDRQMFTPEGIEGEPSFIDLARSGDAELDAAIAQFQEGFTWWRRSDVVSIAAVQGHAIGAGFQLALACDLRVVADDVQFAMRETSLGLVPDLTGTHPLVGLVGYARALEICATGRLVTAEEAVNTGLANLAVPLDQLDAAVQDLAAALLSAPRDAVIETKSLLRGAQDRTYDEQRAAERAAQTRRLRDLAGVGD; this comes from the coding sequence ATGGCGACGTCCAGCCAGGATGGCCAGGAACTCGTTCCCCTGCTCGACAAGGACGGCGTGCGGCTCACCGTCGAGGACACCCTCGCCACGGTGACGCTGACCAACCCGGCCAAGCGCAACGCTCAGAGCCCCGCTCTGTGGCGGGCGCTCGCCGAGGCGGGCCGGCTGGTGCCGGGCTCCGTCCGGGTCGTGGTGCTGCGTGGCGAAGGCAAGTCCTTCTCCGCCGGGCTCGACCGGCAGATGTTCACGCCCGAGGGGATCGAGGGCGAGCCGTCGTTCATCGACCTCGCCCGCAGTGGTGACGCCGAACTCGACGCCGCCATCGCTCAGTTCCAGGAGGGCTTCACCTGGTGGCGGCGCAGTGACGTCGTGTCCATCGCCGCCGTGCAGGGGCATGCCATCGGGGCGGGCTTCCAGCTGGCCCTCGCCTGTGACCTGCGCGTCGTCGCCGACGACGTGCAGTTCGCCATGCGCGAGACCAGCCTGGGCCTGGTCCCCGACCTCACCGGCACCCACCCTCTGGTGGGCCTCGTCGGGTACGCCCGGGCGCTGGAGATCTGCGCCACCGGGCGCTTGGTCACGGCCGAGGAGGCGGTGAACACCGGCCTCGCCAACCTCGCCGTACCGCTCGACCAACTCGACGCCGCCGTGCAGGACCTGGCGGCCGCGCTCCTGTCCGCCCCCCGCGACGCGGTCATCGAGACCAAGTCGCTGCTGCGGGGCGCCCAGGACCGCACCTACGACGAGCAGCGCGCCGCCGAGCGGGCGGCCCAGACCCGACGGCTGCGTGACCTCGCCGGAGTCGGCGACTAG
- a CDS encoding helix-turn-helix domain-containing protein — MAETLKKGSRVTGAARDKLAADLKKKYDSGASIRALAEETGRSYGFVHRMLSESGVTLRGRGGATRGKKAASS, encoded by the coding sequence GTGGCCGAGACTCTGAAGAAGGGCAGCCGGGTAACCGGCGCCGCGCGCGACAAGCTCGCGGCAGACCTGAAGAAGAAGTACGACTCCGGTGCGAGCATTCGGGCACTGGCCGAGGAAACCGGCCGCTCGTATGGCTTCGTGCACCGGATGCTCAGCGAATCGGGCGTCACGCTTCGTGGGCGTGGCGGAGCGACGCGGGGCAAGAAGGCCGCATCGTCCTGA
- the amaP gene encoding alkaline shock response membrane anchor protein AmaP: MLRTVNRVLIGLVGLVLLVVGGSVLAVGLGLDPPSWWIHDGKKDVLLSDAERTRWDGEGWWWPTVIAALALVVLLTLWWLTAVLRRRWLTEVRVNTGDGEGALLRGRALEGVLEGEAAEVDGVHRAHAHLTGRPDAPRTRVRLLLEPHVDPGTALHVLTAQALTHARDSAGLETLPAEVRMTGVKHKAERVS, from the coding sequence ATGCTCAGGACCGTCAACCGCGTACTGATCGGCCTGGTGGGGCTGGTACTGCTCGTCGTCGGCGGCTCGGTACTCGCCGTGGGCCTCGGTCTCGACCCGCCCTCATGGTGGATCCACGACGGCAAGAAGGACGTTCTGCTGAGCGACGCCGAGCGCACCCGCTGGGACGGCGAGGGCTGGTGGTGGCCGACGGTCATCGCCGCCCTGGCACTCGTGGTGCTGCTGACCCTGTGGTGGCTGACCGCGGTCCTCCGCAGGCGCTGGCTCACGGAGGTACGCGTCAACACGGGCGACGGCGAGGGTGCGCTCCTGCGGGGCCGGGCCCTGGAGGGCGTACTCGAAGGTGAGGCAGCCGAGGTGGACGGCGTCCACCGGGCCCACGCCCACCTGACCGGCCGTCCGGACGCGCCCCGGACCCGCGTACGACTCCTGCTGGAACCCCACGTGGACCCGGGAACGGCCCTTCACGTCCTGACGGCACAAGCCCTGACCCACGCCCGCGATTCGGCAGGGCTCGAGACACTCCCGGCCGAGGTCCGCATGACCGGCGTCAAGCACAAAGCGGAACGGGTCAGTTGA
- a CDS encoding Asp23/Gls24 family envelope stress response protein encodes MTDMTQNTEVESSVQPRKTTKRGGGDAATRGRTTIADGVVEKIAGLAARDVLGVHAMGSGLSRTFGAVRDRVPGGSKSATRGVKVEVGEVQTALDLEIVVDYGVSISDVARAVRENVVSAVERMTGLEVVEVNIAVSDVKLPDEEDEEPETRLQ; translated from the coding sequence ATGACCGACATGACGCAGAACACCGAGGTGGAGTCGTCGGTGCAGCCGCGGAAGACCACCAAGCGCGGCGGCGGCGACGCGGCGACACGTGGGCGGACCACCATCGCCGACGGTGTCGTGGAGAAGATCGCCGGACTCGCGGCACGGGACGTCCTCGGCGTCCACGCCATGGGCAGCGGGCTGAGCCGCACCTTCGGGGCCGTACGGGACCGGGTGCCCGGCGGTTCGAAGTCCGCCACTCGCGGGGTCAAGGTGGAGGTCGGCGAGGTGCAGACCGCGCTCGACCTGGAGATCGTCGTCGACTACGGCGTCTCGATCTCCGACGTGGCCAGGGCCGTGCGCGAGAACGTCGTATCGGCGGTGGAGCGGATGACCGGTCTGGAGGTCGTCGAGGTCAACATCGCGGTGAGCGATGTGAAGCTGCCCGACGAAGAGGACGAGGAGCCGGAGACCCGGCTCCAGTAG
- a CDS encoding DUF6286 domain-containing protein — translation MSEPQGSEGTTQRLPVIEKAPDLRDQSASAAAYGPPPALEDRAGGGERRFWSARRVPAGIVALLLLLVAGIFLYDIAAVRADRPPMHWRRELARQLAERPLDDIWVLVGAGVAAALGLWLIVLAATPGLRGVLPMSRTHPDVRAGLHRDAAAMVLRDRAMEVAGVQSARVRMRRKKADVRAVSHFRELDDVRADLDVTLTEAITALGLARPPALSVHVARTTRKKG, via the coding sequence ATGAGCGAGCCCCAGGGCTCCGAGGGCACTACACAACGACTGCCGGTCATCGAGAAGGCACCGGACCTGCGCGACCAGTCCGCGTCGGCGGCGGCGTACGGACCACCACCCGCCCTGGAGGACCGGGCGGGCGGCGGCGAACGCCGTTTCTGGTCGGCGCGCAGGGTCCCGGCGGGCATCGTGGCCCTGCTGCTCCTGCTCGTCGCGGGGATCTTCCTGTACGACATCGCAGCCGTCCGGGCCGACCGGCCGCCCATGCACTGGCGCCGCGAGCTCGCCCGGCAGCTCGCCGAACGCCCCCTGGACGACATCTGGGTCCTGGTGGGCGCCGGAGTCGCCGCGGCCCTGGGCCTGTGGCTGATCGTCCTGGCCGCCACACCGGGTCTGCGCGGCGTCCTCCCGATGAGCCGCACCCATCCGGATGTGCGGGCGGGCCTCCACCGGGACGCGGCCGCGATGGTCCTGCGGGACCGGGCCATGGAGGTGGCCGGCGTCCAGTCCGCACGCGTACGGATGCGCCGGAAGAAGGCCGACGTCCGCGCGGTCTCCCACTTCCGCGAACTGGACGACGTCCGGGCGGACTTGGACGTGACCCTCACCGAGGCGATCACGGCACTGGGCCTGGCCCGGCCCCCCGCACTGTCGGTGCACGTGGCGCGGACGACCAGGAAGAAGGGCTGA
- a CDS encoding VOC family protein yields the protein MAGTSGGRPSIYPTLLYTDAKAAIKQLTEAFGFTELSVYEGEDGSVLHAELVQGNGAVMLGSKGRGGVFDAAMKDAGTTGVYVVVDDADAHHRRAVEHGAEILMPPTDQEYGSRDYMARDAEGNVWSFGTYAPEIHA from the coding sequence ATGGCAGGCACGAGCGGTGGGCGTCCGAGCATCTACCCGACGCTGCTGTACACCGACGCGAAGGCGGCGATCAAGCAGCTGACGGAGGCCTTCGGGTTCACCGAGCTGTCGGTGTACGAGGGCGAGGACGGCTCGGTACTGCACGCCGAGCTGGTGCAGGGCAACGGCGCGGTGATGCTCGGCTCGAAAGGCCGCGGCGGCGTCTTCGACGCGGCGATGAAGGACGCGGGCACGACCGGGGTGTATGTCGTCGTGGACGACGCCGACGCCCACCACCGCCGCGCCGTGGAGCACGGCGCGGAGATCCTGATGCCCCCGACGGACCAGGAGTACGGCTCCCGGGACTACATGGCCAGGGACGCCGAGGGCAATGTGTGGAGCTTCGGGACGTACGCCCCGGAGATCCACGCCTGA
- a CDS encoding inorganic phosphate transporter, giving the protein MENFSLILAIVVVTALAFDFTNGFHDTANAMATTISTGALKPKVAVAMSAVLNLVGAFLSVEVANTISKGLVDETGIRPEVIFAALVGAILWNLLTWLVGLPSSSSHALMGGLIGATIASAGMGAVHGDALITKVLIPAIAAPIVAGIAAMLATRLSYSLGKKADGKAAAKGYRTGQIASAGLVSLAHGTNDAQKTMGIITLALVAGGVVAPDSDPPTWVILSAGLAIALGTYLGGWRIIRTMGKGLTDLQPQQGFAAQTSAATVILASSHLGFSLSTTHSVSGSVMGAGLGRKGGVVRWSTATRMFVAWGLTLPAAALVGALAESVTDLGDWGTAVVAVFLVASSAAIWKISRREVVDASNVNHTDEPAGVVTTAIAAVTPPPAGTVTEALTATIPAPPATTEPAAPPAAV; this is encoded by the coding sequence ATGGAAAACTTCTCGCTGATCCTCGCGATTGTGGTGGTAACCGCACTCGCGTTCGATTTCACGAACGGTTTTCACGACACCGCCAACGCGATGGCCACCACCATCTCGACCGGTGCACTCAAGCCCAAGGTCGCGGTGGCCATGTCCGCCGTGCTCAACCTTGTGGGCGCTTTCCTCTCGGTGGAGGTCGCCAACACGATCTCCAAGGGTCTCGTCGACGAGACCGGCATCCGTCCCGAGGTCATCTTCGCCGCCCTGGTCGGCGCGATCCTCTGGAACCTGCTGACCTGGCTGGTGGGCCTGCCCTCCAGTTCCTCGCACGCCCTCATGGGCGGGCTGATCGGCGCCACCATCGCCTCGGCGGGCATGGGCGCGGTCCACGGTGACGCGCTCATCACCAAGGTCCTGATCCCGGCGATCGCGGCGCCGATCGTCGCGGGCATCGCCGCCATGCTGGCCACCCGGCTCTCCTACAGCCTGGGCAAGAAGGCCGACGGCAAGGCCGCCGCGAAGGGCTACCGCACCGGCCAGATCGCCTCGGCCGGTCTGGTCTCGCTGGCCCACGGCACCAACGACGCGCAGAAGACGATGGGCATCATCACCCTCGCCCTGGTCGCCGGCGGTGTCGTCGCACCCGACTCGGACCCGCCCACCTGGGTCATCCTCTCGGCGGGCCTCGCCATCGCGCTCGGCACCTACCTCGGCGGCTGGCGCATCATCCGCACCATGGGCAAGGGCCTGACCGACCTCCAGCCGCAGCAGGGCTTCGCCGCCCAGACCAGCGCGGCCACCGTCATCCTGGCCTCGTCCCACCTCGGCTTCTCCCTCTCCACCACGCACTCCGTCTCCGGTTCGGTGATGGGCGCCGGCCTCGGCCGCAAGGGCGGCGTCGTCCGCTGGTCCACGGCCACCCGCATGTTCGTCGCCTGGGGCCTGACGCTCCCGGCGGCGGCCCTGGTGGGCGCCCTGGCGGAGTCGGTCACGGACCTCGGCGACTGGGGTACGGCGGTCGTGGCGGTCTTCCTCGTCGCCTCCAGCGCGGCGATCTGGAAGATCTCGCGGCGCGAGGTCGTGGACGCGTCCAACGTCAACCACACCGACGAGCCGGCCGGCGTGGTGACCACGGCGATCGCCGCCGTGACCCCGCCGCCCGCGGGCACGGTGACCGAGGCCCTCACCGCCACGATCCCGGCCCCGCCCGCCACGACGGAACCGGCCGCCCCGCCGGCCGCCGTCTGA
- a CDS encoding ABC-F family ATP-binding cassette domain-containing protein, with protein sequence MISASGIELRAGARVLIESATFRIAKGDRIGLVGRNGAGKTTLTKCLAGEGIPAAGQITRSGEVGYLPQDPRTGDLDVLARDRILSARGLDVLLKKMRDNEQRIANGQGATREKALRQYERQETEFLTKGGYSAEAEAATIAAALNLPDRVLGQPLHTLSGGQRRRIELARILFSDADTLLLDEPTNHLDADSIVWLRDYLKTYRGGFIVISHDVDLVETVVNKVFYLDANRAQIDVYNMGWKLYQQQREADEKRRKRERQNAEKKAAALHSQADKMRAKATKTVAAQNMAKRADRLLAGLDAVRQQDKVAKLRFPEPAPCGKTPLMAEGLSKSYGSLEIFTDVDLAIDKGSRVVILGLNGAGKTTLLRLLAGTEQPDTGAVVPGHGLKLGYYAQEHETLDPERTVLENMRSAAPDLDLVEVRKTLGSFLFSGDDVDKPAGVLSGGEKTRLALATLVVSSANVLLLDEPTNNLDPASREEILGALRTYKGAVVLVTHDEGAVEALQPERIILLPDGVEDLWGADYADLVALA encoded by the coding sequence GTGATCTCCGCCTCCGGTATCGAGCTGCGCGCCGGCGCCCGAGTCCTCATCGAGTCCGCCACCTTCCGCATCGCCAAGGGCGACCGCATCGGCCTGGTCGGCCGTAACGGCGCGGGGAAGACCACCCTCACCAAGTGCCTGGCCGGCGAGGGCATCCCCGCCGCGGGCCAGATCACCCGCTCCGGCGAGGTCGGCTACCTCCCCCAGGACCCCCGCACCGGCGACCTCGACGTGCTCGCCCGCGACCGGATCCTCTCCGCGCGCGGCCTCGACGTCCTGCTGAAGAAGATGCGCGACAACGAACAGCGCATCGCCAACGGCCAGGGCGCCACCCGGGAGAAGGCGCTCAGGCAGTACGAGCGCCAGGAGACGGAGTTCCTCACCAAGGGCGGGTATTCCGCCGAGGCCGAGGCCGCCACCATCGCCGCCGCGCTGAACCTCCCCGACCGGGTGCTGGGCCAGCCGCTGCACACCCTCTCCGGTGGTCAGCGCCGCCGTATCGAACTGGCCCGGATCCTCTTCTCCGACGCCGACACCCTGCTCCTGGACGAGCCGACCAACCACCTCGACGCGGACTCGATCGTCTGGCTGCGCGACTACCTCAAGACCTACCGCGGCGGCTTCATCGTGATCTCCCACGACGTCGACCTGGTCGAGACGGTCGTCAACAAGGTGTTCTACCTGGACGCCAACCGCGCCCAGATCGACGTCTACAACATGGGCTGGAAGCTCTACCAGCAGCAGCGCGAGGCCGACGAGAAGCGCCGCAAGCGCGAGCGGCAGAACGCCGAGAAGAAGGCCGCGGCCCTGCATTCGCAGGCCGACAAGATGCGCGCCAAGGCCACCAAGACGGTCGCCGCGCAGAACATGGCCAAGCGTGCCGACCGGCTGCTCGCCGGCCTCGACGCGGTGCGCCAGCAGGACAAGGTCGCCAAGCTGCGCTTCCCCGAGCCCGCGCCCTGCGGCAAGACTCCGCTGATGGCGGAGGGTCTGTCGAAGTCGTACGGCTCGCTGGAGATCTTCACCGACGTCGACCTGGCCATCGACAAGGGCTCCCGCGTGGTCATCCTGGGCCTGAACGGCGCGGGCAAGACCACCCTGCTGCGTCTGCTGGCCGGGACCGAGCAGCCGGACACGGGCGCGGTCGTGCCCGGCCACGGCCTCAAGCTCGGCTACTACGCCCAGGAGCACGAGACCCTCGACCCCGAGCGCACGGTCCTGGAGAACATGCGCTCGGCGGCTCCCGACCTCGACCTCGTCGAGGTGCGCAAGACGCTGGGTTCGTTCCTGTTCTCCGGCGACGACGTCGACAAGCCGGCCGGCGTCCTCTCCGGCGGCGAGAAGACCCGCCTGGCGCTCGCCACCCTGGTCGTCTCGTCGGCGAACGTCCTCCTCCTCGACGAGCCCACCAACAACCTCGACCCGGCCAGCCGCGAGGAGATCCTCGGCGCACTGCGCACCTACAAGGGCGCGGTCGTCCTGGTGACTCACGACGAGGGCGCCGTCGAGGCGCTCCAGCCGGAGCGGATCATCCTGCTGCCGGACGGCGTCGAGGACCTGTGGGGTGCCGACTACGCGGATCTCGTGGCCCTCGCCTGA
- a CDS encoding class II aldolase/adducin family protein, giving the protein MAEEQRDPRDVRRVGAEEADAWGELVDTARRTVSDGLVVGTSGNVSVRVADTVLVTPSGVPYDRLTPDDVTGVDLDGRQVLGRLVPTSELPMHLAVYRSTDARAVVHTHAVHATAVSTLVPELPAIHYMTGALGGAVRVAPYATYGTDELAENMLHALADRSACLLQNHGTIAYGATLSQAYDRTAQLEWMCHLWLTARAVPGLTPNLLTEEQVMEAGERLRGYGQRGLR; this is encoded by the coding sequence ATGGCTGAGGAACAGCGGGATCCACGGGACGTACGGCGTGTCGGTGCCGAGGAGGCGGACGCCTGGGGGGAGTTGGTCGACACGGCCCGCCGGACGGTGTCCGACGGACTGGTCGTCGGAACCTCCGGCAACGTCTCGGTGCGCGTCGCGGACACGGTCCTGGTCACGCCCTCTGGCGTCCCCTACGACCGCCTCACGCCGGACGACGTCACGGGCGTCGACCTCGACGGCCGACAGGTCCTCGGCAGGCTGGTCCCGACGAGCGAACTCCCCATGCATCTGGCCGTCTACCGCAGCACCGACGCCCGCGCGGTCGTCCACACCCACGCCGTGCACGCCACGGCCGTCTCCACGCTCGTGCCCGAGCTCCCCGCGATCCACTACATGACCGGCGCGCTCGGCGGTGCCGTCCGGGTTGCCCCCTATGCCACCTACGGCACCGACGAGTTGGCCGAGAACATGCTCCACGCCCTCGCCGACCGCTCCGCCTGCCTCCTCCAGAACCACGGAACGATCGCCTACGGCGCCACCCTCTCCCAGGCCTACGACCGCACCGCCCAGCTGGAATGGATGTGCCACCTGTGGCTCACGGCCCGCGCGGTACCGGGCCTGACCCCGAACCTGCTGACGGAGGAACAGGTGATGGAGGCGGGGGAGCGGTTGCGGGGGTACGGGCAGCGGGGGCTGCGCTGA
- a CDS encoding alpha/beta hydrolase, which produces MRTVKATAAAVTAALAAGTAGIVAGRIASDAGLKAPPGRPLPGEPRLTVHSVAAGRITLTRDLAALRPGRYGLAGDASHAVVGPVLAAEPHSADTVVRRLESVTHGTLEPGDKVWLTPNAYVGNPKSILGLDHTDVEIPGELGALPAWFIPGVRDTWVIAVHGLGTTREHAMNLMEFLHGLRFPVLAPAYRGDAGAPRPPDGLNHFGDTEWRDLDAAMRYAVDHGARQLVLHGWSTGATMALRAAAHSDLRDRVRGLILDSPVLSWERTLRALAAARHTPGVLLPLAVRAAQGRTGLPSDHFGLYADRTVPYADHENRTDDMGPDRPPPPTLIFHGPDDTIAPWDLSRRLAGTHPDRIALHTVREAPHAAMWNADPSGYEEALRRFLTPLM; this is translated from the coding sequence GTGCGTACTGTCAAAGCGACGGCCGCTGCCGTCACCGCAGCCCTGGCGGCCGGCACGGCCGGAATCGTCGCCGGGAGGATCGCCAGCGACGCCGGACTGAAGGCGCCACCGGGCCGCCCGCTGCCCGGTGAACCCCGGCTCACCGTTCACTCCGTCGCCGCCGGCCGTATCACCCTCACCCGCGACCTCGCCGCCCTCCGCCCCGGCCGATACGGCCTCGCAGGCGACGCCTCCCACGCCGTCGTGGGCCCCGTCCTCGCCGCGGAACCGCACTCCGCCGACACCGTCGTCCGCCGCCTGGAAAGCGTCACCCACGGCACCCTGGAACCGGGCGACAAGGTCTGGCTCACCCCGAACGCGTACGTCGGCAACCCGAAGTCGATCCTCGGCCTCGACCACACCGACGTCGAGATTCCGGGCGAACTCGGCGCCCTGCCCGCGTGGTTCATCCCGGGTGTACGCGACACCTGGGTCATCGCGGTCCACGGCCTCGGCACGACCCGCGAACACGCCATGAACCTCATGGAGTTCCTGCACGGCCTCCGCTTCCCGGTCCTCGCCCCCGCTTACCGCGGCGACGCGGGCGCCCCCCGCCCGCCCGACGGCCTGAACCACTTCGGCGACACCGAGTGGCGCGACCTGGACGCGGCGATGCGGTACGCCGTCGACCACGGCGCCCGCCAACTCGTCCTGCACGGCTGGTCCACCGGTGCCACGATGGCCCTGCGCGCCGCCGCCCACTCGGACCTGCGCGACCGCGTCAGGGGGCTGATCCTGGACTCCCCGGTCCTCAGCTGGGAGCGGACCCTGCGCGCCCTCGCCGCGGCCCGCCACACCCCCGGCGTCCTCCTGCCGCTCGCGGTGCGCGCGGCACAGGGCCGCACCGGGCTGCCCAGCGACCACTTCGGCCTGTACGCGGACCGCACCGTCCCCTACGCCGACCACGAGAACCGGACCGACGACATGGGCCCCGACCGGCCCCCGCCGCCGACCCTGATCTTCCACGGTCCGGACGACACGATCGCCCCCTGGGACCTCTCCCGCCGTCTCGCCGGCACCCACCCCGACCGGATCGCCCTCCACACGGTCCGCGAGGCCCCCCACGCGGCGATGTGGAACGCCGACCCGAGCGGCTACGAAGAAGCACTGCGCCGTTTCCTCACCCCCCTGATGTGA